ACTGagtttaataaattttcattggtaAATGAGTACATGAGTCTGAAATTGGAGTACAGTACAACGATTTACAGATGCATGGAattattttgggaaaatgattttcatatattgtTCCAtgttttagaaaatttggaaaatatttaaaaattagaaaaatggaaactttttagaaaatttggaaaaatgttttcccaaaaatagtccctgtaTGTCCTTTTAATTCTTCGTAAGGTTCGCTTCagtattcatatttttaaagcTGAAGTAAAATTCTCTGTTATGAGGATCGTTGTCGTTGGGTGCAGAAAGCTTTCaaagaaattgagaaatgtcatgaaaattcaagaaaatatttccggAAAAACAGACAATGAATTAATGTTGGTCATTTTTGAACATCCACACTTTTTCATGGGTTGATATACTCTTTACGGTTGTGACTTCACTatttgaaggttttttttgaaGCGGACGTCTACTCTAGTAGATAATTTGATCTTTCCTAGAAGGAGACTGTTGGCAGACTGTTAAAATATGGTGTCTCGTCATATCATAAAGTGTTTTCTGAGAGGAGTTCATTTGTATGGAAAGTTCGAGTCAATTCCATTAATCAGATATACGAGGTACATATACTGtagcaacaaaaatttatcaccTCTCGGTGTCATGTGCACTCAGCTAAATAATGGAATGGTGTATTGTCCTCAAAAGGGTCCTGTTTGGTatcaaattttgagaattgtTACGGAAAATCTgggtaatttttgaaaataatctaaaactctacaaaacagCCAGAGGGGTCAATGCTCCACGAGGTCTCCCTGTCGAGAGAACCTAAAAATTTGAcctttcggattttttttcggaCTTTGAAGTTTGTTATATGGACCATTAAGTGCGTCGTGAGGAATGTCATGCACTGTCTGCTGATGGGTCGATGACACATTgatgtgaaaaattttcatcataaaattTGTAGATCAACTGAAACCAGTTGGATTCAATATTATAACTGGAAAATCGTTGCACTGATTCACAATTCAGACACATTATGAGTACGGAAAATTGATGTACAAAAGTACACtaacggaattttgaaaaccgacacattttctgtttctgcgttttacttgagtttctgatttctttatataaaaattcacaaaaaacgagtaaaacacaaaacagaaaatgtgtcggttttcaaaattctgcgAGTGTAGGAAGCATCTAAACAAAATTGTCTATGGAATTCCACCTAAAAGCGATATAGCAACACAAATAGTCTACATATcaactaaattttcattttttttttctcatacattaaaaaacaacaacagtcATCCCTTTGCTATCAAGTCCCTATGTTGCAGTCAGCTGTGTGACCctgattttctaaaaaataattgtaaaattgtCGTTGAAAGTAAGAACGTTGTAAATTCGAAGAAAGGAGCATGCCTTTCACTCAATGTTTCATAACAGTTGTCAGTTTTCTCGCACACTGCAGAGGGTGAACTGGTTTTTTGgatcaatttgtttaaaattcagtcaaattagtaaaaattgGGAAAGAAAAACTCATGAAGCTACATAATGTCGAAGACAAAATCGATGACGGGATTAACTCTGTTCAATCACATCTAAAGGAAATGTTTCCGCTTTATTTTTGTACTAACTATAGGAAGGCTTGTTCATCAACATCAACTTCAACTTAGTTAACACTCACACGCTAATTCactaaatcaaattgaaattaattcaactacACTGAGATCGACAAGAGACTATTGTGGCCTCGTTATTGGCATAATAGTTGAACGGTCGTCTTTTCGTCAGTTTCTTTCtcaaaataagaagaagaaaaaaattagtcAAATACTTCGATGGCTAAGCtttcttttgaaataaaaGCTAAATGAACAACGCTTGGAACGACTGTAAGTCTGGTAAATTATTCACAGCTTTAATCGCAAGCATGTGGCAAATAAAAggtaaaaaatattctctcttacaaaataaataaaattgtcacgTTTACGATTACCATAATTAAATATCAGGATCAAGAATTTGTGCAATACTCGTATACGTTCCGAAAATAAAACCCAAAATGCCGAATATCATAATCGCAATGTCCTTCCACAGCACCCAGTAGTTTTGTCCTAATTTATTGGGCCAAAACgttataatttcaattaacggTGGGAAAATCAATGCCAATGTACTGCTGCTCACAGCACCAACCAACGAAATAATTGGTCCCAGATTCGGTATGATCGCTGCTAGTACGACTATCACAATAACAAAAACCATTCCAATAAATTAACTGAACACCCTGTGATGAAGCAACTTATCAGACTTACATGTGAATACGACCAACAAGATTCGCAAACCGGCATCACTCAGCTGTTGTGACTCTGACCGGAAGAGACTATTAAACCATGGACCAACAATGTTAATAGGCACATAGAACTGCAGACCGTACGACAAGAATATAGCCAATGCCATCATCACTCGAACAGATTGAGCAAGACTACATCATCATGACATCACAAAGCATGAGCTCAATATATTCATTGGTAAAAGCAAAACAGTTTAAGTACTCACATGTCATCCGGTGGCAGGTTTAGCGTTATGCTGCCTTTAACATGGTCTCCATATTTGAGATAACCGAAAAATCCGACAGCTGTGTAAAGGCAAGCAACTATAACCATGCCGGTATTTAGAACACCAAATGGTCCTCTGAAGTCTTCTGGCGTTTTCATATTGTTTTCCAACGGTAACACAACGCCGATACCTTCAAATGCATAGATTGCCGTACCGAAATACAGCGGAAGAGTGGCCCAACTGGAAAATCCATGCACAGTTGATGTCTTTGGTAAGTCTTGTAGCATGTAGTGGAATGTAACCGCAAGACCttaaaatattgttcaaaCGTACGTGAAAAACTCGCCGGACATGGTTAAGGATCAAAGCctaagcaaaatatttgatcaGTAAAAGTAGTAGCTGCCTACCTGTAACGGTCAGCACCGATGCAAATAGCGAGACGGGcgttaaatatttcaaattcttCAGCAAATTTAACGTTATCATTGGCACTAGCATTACcagtaaataaaatcgaatcgaCAGATCCACAGCTTCAAAATAATGAGCAACAACATCTCTAATGTTAACGGCCACGAACACAAAGTACACACAACAAAAGCCCAATTGAgtaatgcacaaaaaaatattgatgatTTGCCGGGCTAACGGAGCGTACTTCCTCAATCCAAATGGGCCGGTTTCGAATGCACTCGAGCATACGTCTGGGAAACTTAAAGCCGGCATCTGCTTTCTCCGACATAATTCGTGAGAGCATTTTACGAGCTGTGAAATGTAAGATCAATTGCACTGaagaattttactttcgaATCGTTTTGTACAAACCATGTGCATACAATGCGTACATATAGCACCGAGAAGCATTGTGCTAAAGAGACCAACATATAAGCCAGCATTTTTAAAAGCATCTGGCATGGCTAATATACCTGTCCCGATGTTACCTTTAAAAAAGATCAACAAAGGTCCGTTCATATCCCGACCGAACTGAATTGCAAGAAAAAGTTGTACCTTTAAGTAGGTGGATTAGTGTGTCCAGATTTGAAGTCGGATGTTCCAAATCTCGATGTTGAGATGGATTGTAGAAGCGATCGCTTTCATTAGAATCTTTTGATCCTCCTGATGCGGAGCCTGAACCTGTTCATGATAATGTTTGATTGCGTGTACTAAAACCGAATCAACTATATCATCCTACCATCTTCTTCACTTTGTACATCGACCAAAGCCGATTCGGGTGACGTTCTCAGATCAGGTCGTGGAATCGATTGTATTGGTTCTGTGTCTGACGGATCGGATGAGTGTCCAAGTAGTGGTTGACGttctaaattcatttttcttccctaaaatttggttttattttactGTAAGTTCAAACTAGTTTTCGGTTGTTTTAGGTGTGGTGTTAGTTGTCTTAAAAgcacaaacaaaattatctgATAAGTGTTGATCTGTTAAAGTAAATACATCAGGGGGTTTCACGTTCTACTTGATAAGCGAAATAACAACAAAGAATAATTCGTGCGTGCCAAGCACACATTTTGCGATAAGACAAATCTTTGTCGAGTAAAGTGCATAGTGTAAATATGCAAGGCTTAGTGAGATACTGTTTAAGTTTACAAACAAACATATGGCAATGGGAAGAACAACCTTGCGTGGGCACTTCTTGTCTAGTCTatcttaaataaatgttgTCGTGccctatctaataaaatttctaccaaatcAATGTAGATTCATCCATTGCCTCACCAGAAATCACATCTCAAACATTACACAAAATGCTGCAGTTTGTAAAGAAATGTTCGGCATTCATTACGCAGCATTGATAAATATGAACTCACACAGACGGAATGCGGGCAGTGattgataaatatttgaattcagTCGACCAAATAGTCATGGCCACACGGTAGAACAAGGTCAATGACGCTGGTCTAATGAGAttagaaatttacaaaaacattGAGACAGGGGGAATATGATCATTGAGGGAATACACATGACGTGTTTTCAGGGACtgttttttgagaaaaacgttttgaactttcctagattttccttaattatcgcaaaaaatatttttgtgaaaatttataaaaatgcgggaaaatagggaaaaattggaaaatgtttttccaaaaatagtccctgcgtTTTTTTAACGACGGTGTGCGTTATCGGCATCACAAAAAACCGTACTAAGATTTCTTTCTAGactttttttcgtcaaaaaaaaaacattgttctgCCGGGGAGCAGTGGTTAGTGGTTTAATCAGTGCCGGGGATTCTGGGGATTCTTTAAGGGccttttgcattttaatatcaaaaatggGCAGTTTTCCGATTTCACCGACGGACCTATTAGTCGCCAGTTCGGCACTGGGTTTTATATATGAATTCCTTCTGTTACAATcggaaatgaattgaaatggaaaaatgtatcGGAATGAACCGCTAAAATAAGATGAAACAAATCGGAAAGCTTAAATTCTTCAACATCTGCCAGTTACAGCGaaaagttttggttttgtgtgtCGAAGCAGCTGAATGCGTCACTTCGATATGAGTTATTTAAAACAAGCAAATTATCAGACTGACGGTATCCACAGTTTAGGTATTGATGACTAAACTCCAAGTGATTCTTTTCGTTTCTGATTAGTCTGCaataattcaatatttattcaaatgcaATCGAACCAATTGTGTAATGCGAAAcaaaagcaaatattttatatttaattgaattgttaAGTGATAAGGCACTCGATATGCTGTTTTTTAATACATGCGCGAGAATGCAGACTACAGCAAAATGATGATGtcaattaaaaactttcgatttcatttcatttttttgtgtgttagcCGCGTACACTATTATTATTCTTGATAACGAAATTGTACCCCACatatttgtttttctgttataTTCCAGACATATTCAACACAACAAATCAGCTATcgtcaaatttattaaattcgaTTAATTTATCTGTACCAAATTCAGAGCTTCCACACTTCAATAAGCTCACGAATTTAGGTTTTAGACAAAAATGTCAAGACTCACGATATcgaaaataatgtaaaatattaCAAAGCAATAAAGTAAGTAACCCTAGACGGAAAGTGAATATATATTCCTTagaattttatgtattttcagCTATTTTATCAATACCAGTGCGTGGGAGGGTTCGATTATATTCATTCTTTCATTTcccttttttaataaaaattgatgaagctcatcaatttgatttttgttggtGGGTAAGCACCGAAAATTCAGAGGTGGTGCACACCCATAGTTAAATATAGTCCGATACGTACGTCCCTAAGATTGAGAtattagaagaagaaaacgacTCAAAAGAGAATGGGATCCCTGTGAATGAGGAGGGAATattccattggatttttttcgtaACAATTCCATTGTATACTTAATAAGTTCAATAATAGCATTTTCGatcgaagaaaatttgaattgatagGTTCGATTGTGCTTTCCGCATGAGCTGAGAATGGGCTGATAAATTACAttcgtttaattaaaaattgataaatagaACACGTTTCTTTGGAATTCAGAATGTATACACTTTGTATGAGTCTTAGAACACTAGTACAAGAAATGACAGTGGAGAAACTGGGGTCGGGTGATTAACTCAGTATATAGGGGTACTGGGTACGGTACTAATGTAATTTGtaaggaataaaatttaagaaacAGCTGGTCATTTGTTAtagacagcaacaacaaaaataagcaatagCCTGCCGAAAACGTGGTCTTGCAAGGAAATCTGTGG
Above is a genomic segment from Bradysia coprophila strain Holo2 chromosome IV unlocalized genomic scaffold, BU_Bcop_v1 contig_106, whole genome shotgun sequence containing:
- the LOC119070881 gene encoding proton-coupled amino acid transporter-like protein CG1139 isoform X1, with the protein product MEDITKLKNLQGRKMNLERQPLLGHSSDPSDTEPIQSIPRPDLRTSPESALVDVQSEEDGSGSASGGSKDSNESDRFYNPSQHRDLEHPTSNLDTLIHLLKGNIGTGILAMPDAFKNAGLYVGLFSTMLLGAICTHCMHMLVKCSHELCRRKQMPALSFPDVCSSAFETGPFGLRKYAPLARQIINIFLCITQLGFCCVYFVFVAVNIRDVVAHYFEAVDLSIRFYLLVMLVPMITLNLLKNLKYLTPVSLFASVLTVTGLAVTFHYMLQDLPKTSTVHGFSSWATLPLYFGTAIYAFEGIGVVLPLENNMKTPEDFRGPFGVLNTGMVIVACLYTAVGFFGYLKYGDHVKGSITLNLPPDDILAQSVRVMMALAIFLSYGLQFYVPINIVGPWFNSLFRSESQQLSDAGLRILLVVFTFVLAAIIPNLGPIISLVGAVSSSTLALIFPPLIEIITFWPNKLGQNYWVLWKDIAIMIFGILGFIFGTYTSIAQILDPDI
- the LOC119070881 gene encoding proton-coupled amino acid transporter-like protein CG1139 isoform X2; this encodes MNLERQPLLGHSSDPSDTEPIQSIPRPDLRTSPESALVDVQSEEDGSGSASGGSKDSNESDRFYNPSQHRDLEHPTSNLDTLIHLLKGNIGTGILAMPDAFKNAGLYVGLFSTMLLGAICTHCMHMLVKCSHELCRRKQMPALSFPDVCSSAFETGPFGLRKYAPLARQIINIFLCITQLGFCCVYFVFVAVNIRDVVAHYFEAVDLSIRFYLLVMLVPMITLNLLKNLKYLTPVSLFASVLTVTGLAVTFHYMLQDLPKTSTVHGFSSWATLPLYFGTAIYAFEGIGVVLPLENNMKTPEDFRGPFGVLNTGMVIVACLYTAVGFFGYLKYGDHVKGSITLNLPPDDILAQSVRVMMALAIFLSYGLQFYVPINIVGPWFNSLFRSESQQLSDAGLRILLVVFTFVLAAIIPNLGPIISLVGAVSSSTLALIFPPLIEIITFWPNKLGQNYWVLWKDIAIMIFGILGFIFGTYTSIAQILDPDI